A stretch of Candidatus Nanogingivalaceae bacterium DNA encodes these proteins:
- a CDS encoding recombinase family protein yields the protein MTNHHKNKLENIETITIGYARVSSTDNRQELGLSVQTEALNFCDKLYIEKDSGGNQERQQLDKALKLAKNYAKQGVETNFVVYKLDRLTRKMFHLSAIMEDLTKHGVHLQSIHENIETDSLTGKFFCLMLGYVAEWELQAISERTKDGLRKAKEKGVKLGNKGIAKDKEKQIIAQYQQKENSVRNIANQLNISTATIYNVLKRNGIQINRKNHL from the coding sequence TTGACAAATCATCACAAGAACAAATTAGAAAACATCGAAACCATAACCATAGGTTACGCCCGAGTTAGCTCGACAGATAATCGTCAGGAATTAGGGTTATCTGTTCAAACAGAAGCTCTTAACTTCTGTGACAAGCTTTATATTGAAAAAGACTCAGGTGGAAATCAGGAGCGACAACAACTTGACAAAGCGTTAAAATTAGCCAAGAATTATGCTAAACAAGGAGTTGAAACAAATTTTGTCGTATATAAATTGGATAGACTTACCAGAAAGATGTTTCACCTCTCTGCTATTATGGAAGATTTAACCAAACATGGTGTTCATCTTCAATCAATTCATGAAAATATTGAAACAGATTCTTTAACTGGGAAATTCTTTTGCTTGATGCTGGGTTATGTTGCAGAATGGGAGCTTCAAGCTATTTCTGAACGTACTAAAGACGGACTGCGTAAAGCGAAAGAAAAAGGTGTGAAACTTGGTAATAAAGGAATAGCGAAAGATAAAGAAAAGCAAATTATTGCACAATACCAGCAAAAAGAAAATTCTGTTCGAAATATAGCCAATCAGCTGAATATTTCTACCGCAACTATTTATAATGTACTAAAGCGCAATGGTATTCAAATAAATAGAAAAAATCATCTATAA
- a CDS encoding IS1182 family transposase codes for MFHKENPEYNRRQVGFYTLDELVPKDHFLRKVEETIDFSFIYDLVEDSYSSDNGRPSLDPVLLVKIPLIQCFYGIRSMRQTIKDIEVNTAYRWFLGLSLDDKVPHFTTYGKNYSRRFENKEVLAHIFSHVLHHVLEAGLIDPSEIFIDGTHIKAAANNHKYKTVVIDQKAKFMSEQLEIEINLDRKKHAKKLLKPAEKSEAKPKKQSTTDPDSGWFHKGEHKEVFAYNAQVACDKHGWALAYTVEAGNIHDSQAFSALFVKLEPFSPEFIIADSGYKTPSIAKFLLEKGITPVFPYTRPRGKKDFLRPKDFVYDEHFDCYLCPENHVLTYRTTTREGYREYKSNPKICKTCPLLAICTESRQHQKVVVRHIWKDALEVCEDIRHQSGMKERYQHRKETIERLFGTAKEYHNLRYTREKGKSKMEAKVGLTLACLNIKKLVKMMTGKTYNFTQISQYYWIIGELGKNIKKTNIKNDVCLHSETVHLNRLLTCL; via the coding sequence ATGTTTCACAAAGAAAATCCTGAATACAATCGACGTCAAGTAGGATTCTATACGCTTGATGAACTTGTGCCTAAAGACCATTTTCTAAGAAAAGTCGAGGAAACGATTGATTTCTCTTTTATTTATGATCTTGTCGAAGATAGTTATTCCTCGGATAATGGTCGCCCTAGTCTAGACCCTGTTTTATTAGTTAAAATTCCGTTGATTCAATGTTTTTATGGCATTCGTTCTATGCGCCAAACCATTAAAGATATTGAGGTGAATACGGCTTACCGTTGGTTTCTTGGCTTATCTCTGGACGATAAGGTGCCTCATTTTACAACTTACGGTAAGAACTATAGCCGACGCTTTGAAAACAAGGAAGTGTTAGCACACATTTTTAGTCATGTGCTTCATCATGTTTTGGAAGCAGGGCTCATTGATCCCTCAGAAATCTTCATTGATGGGACCCATATCAAGGCAGCTGCTAATAATCATAAGTACAAAACTGTTGTTATTGATCAAAAAGCTAAATTCATGAGTGAACAACTGGAGATTGAGATTAATTTAGATAGGAAAAAACACGCAAAAAAGCTCTTAAAGCCCGCCGAAAAAAGCGAGGCTAAACCTAAGAAACAATCAACGACGGACCCAGACAGTGGTTGGTTTCATAAGGGAGAACATAAGGAGGTCTTCGCTTACAATGCTCAAGTAGCTTGTGATAAACACGGTTGGGCCTTAGCTTATACGGTTGAAGCAGGAAACATCCATGATAGTCAGGCTTTCTCTGCTCTTTTTGTCAAACTAGAACCATTCTCACCTGAATTCATTATTGCGGATTCAGGCTATAAAACACCTAGTATTGCCAAGTTTCTTCTAGAAAAAGGGATTACACCAGTTTTCCCTTACACTAGACCAAGAGGTAAGAAAGATTTTTTACGTCCAAAAGACTTTGTCTATGACGAGCATTTTGATTGTTATCTTTGTCCAGAGAACCATGTATTAACTTATCGTACAACCACACGTGAAGGTTATCGAGAGTATAAAAGTAATCCTAAAATTTGTAAGACCTGTCCCTTGTTAGCGATTTGTACTGAAAGTCGCCAGCACCAAAAAGTTGTTGTGCGTCATATTTGGAAAGATGCCCTAGAAGTCTGTGAAGATATTCGCCATCAAAGTGGTATGAAAGAACGGTATCAACACCGGAAAGAAACGATAGAACGGTTATTCGGAACAGCTAAAGAATATCATAACTTACGTTATACCAGAGAAAAAGGAAAGTCCAAAATGGAAGCTAAGGTTGGGCTTACTTTAGCGTGTCTAAATATCAAAAAATTGGTAAAAATGATGACAGGAAAGACCTATAATTTTACCCAAATATCTCAATATTATTGGATTATAGGAGAATTAGGTAAGAATATAAAAAAGACAAACATCAAAAACGATGTTTGTCTTCATTCTGAGACGGTTCATTTGAACCGTCTTTTAACGTGCTTGTAA